In Aquiflexum balticum DSM 16537, a single genomic region encodes these proteins:
- a CDS encoding endonuclease/exonuclease/phosphatase family protein, with protein sequence MKIVIEIFSILILIAGLMPVIKKDYWIFRIFDYPRFQKLVLCIIGLVFWLIMGFSSFCTMDYILFGGLLMMSVFQMYQIYPFTLFSDKMVENTPPDANFPTVSVMVMNVYQYNKRYKKTIELIKKGNPDIVLLVETDQDWTYSMNELKNSYTDFVEIPQDNTYGMLFYSKLRIIKHKVNHLIDPEIPSIEALIELESGDKVKIFAIHPTPPVPNENPKSTERDAEILMVGKKVKGYDRPTLVIGDLNDVGWSYT encoded by the coding sequence ATGAAAATAGTAATTGAGATTTTCAGTATTTTGATTTTGATAGCAGGTTTGATGCCTGTTATCAAAAAGGATTATTGGATCTTCAGGATATTTGATTATCCAAGATTCCAAAAACTGGTTCTTTGTATTATCGGCTTGGTTTTTTGGTTAATCATGGGATTTTCTTCCTTTTGCACAATGGATTACATACTTTTTGGGGGTTTGTTGATGATGTCAGTTTTCCAAATGTATCAGATCTATCCATTTACATTGTTTTCTGATAAAATGGTAGAAAATACTCCTCCTGACGCAAATTTCCCTACCGTGTCTGTAATGGTCATGAATGTTTATCAGTATAACAAGAGATATAAAAAAACCATTGAATTGATAAAAAAGGGAAATCCTGATATTGTATTGTTGGTTGAAACTGATCAGGATTGGACTTATTCAATGAATGAATTAAAAAACAGCTATACTGACTTTGTTGAAATACCACAGGATAATACTTATGGTATGTTATTCTACTCCAAACTTCGAATTATAAAACATAAAGTGAACCACCTTATTGATCCGGAAATTCCATCCATTGAAGCTTTGATAGAATTGGAAAGCGGGGATAAGGTGAAGATCTTTGCCATTCATCCAACACCCCCTGTGCCAAATGAAAATCCAAAAAGCACAGAAAGGGATGCGGAAATATTGATGGTAGGAAAAAAAGTAAAAGGTTACGACAGGCCAACTTTGGTTATAGGTGATCTCAATGATGTTGGCTGGTCCTACACCTGA
- the acnA gene encoding aconitate hydratase AcnA — MKILPDQTKKMLKTSKGTFNYWSLSALMDAGYSVDTLPFSIRILLENALRNFDDFGITKEHIETLANWTPEPSDRDIPFKPARVLMQDFTGVPAVVDIASLRAEATRKGKDPQKINPLIPVDLVIDHSVQVDYFGTNYSFQKNVEVEYERNGERYQFLKWAQKAFDNFSVVPPGMGICHQVNLEYLAQGVIARDGNVFPDTLVGTDSHTPMVNGIGVVAWGVGGIEAEAAILGQPIYFIMPEVVGLKLTGKLPLGTTATDMVLTITELLRRHGVVGKFVEVFGSGLDNLTVPDRATISNMSPEFGCTVTYFPIDDRTLDYMKKTNRAADQIQLVEDYCKANMLWRQGEDKIKYSSIVELDLSSVEPTVSGPKRPQDKILVREFKAKFGELLEKVHGREYIPIDKRQESRWYGEGGSQPSEPKGDSPAEVEYETKVKNGLKTVVVKLNNEKFALHDGSIVIAAITSCTNTSNPSVMIGAGLVARKARERGLDTKPWVKTSLAPGSKVVTDYLEKAGLLDDLESLKFHVVGYGCTSCIGNSGPLPRHIAKAVEENDLVVSSVLSGNRNFEARVHPQVKMNYLMSPMLVVAYAIAGRVDVDLINEPLGFDPNLEPVYLKDLWPSNDEIFEVMSRVLSPADFEKSYGEIFEGNNIWKQLEVPKDKVYQWSEESTYIKEAPFFNGISESIEEPKDIIGARVLLKLGDSITTDHISPAGSFSESSPAGQYLMAKGVEKKDFNSYGSRRGNDEVMVRGTFANVRIKNQLAEKEGGFTKHIPSGEEMTVFDASHKYRSENTPLIVLAGKEYGSGSSRDWAAKGTNLLGIKAVLAESYERIHRSNLVGMGVLPLQYKQGESAEYLGLTGREQFSIQGIGNGLSPLKSLQVQAEKEDGTIKEFEVICRLDSEIEIEYYKNGGILHYVLRDFLKK; from the coding sequence ATGAAGATACTTCCCGACCAAACTAAAAAAATGCTCAAGACCAGTAAAGGTACTTTCAATTATTGGAGTTTATCAGCTTTAATGGATGCAGGTTATAGTGTCGATACGCTGCCATTTTCTATCAGGATTCTTTTAGAAAATGCGCTCAGGAATTTCGATGATTTTGGAATTACCAAAGAACATATTGAAACTTTAGCCAATTGGACTCCTGAGCCTTCTGACAGAGATATTCCTTTCAAACCTGCAAGAGTCTTGATGCAGGATTTTACAGGTGTGCCTGCAGTGGTGGATATTGCCTCACTCCGGGCCGAAGCAACGAGGAAAGGTAAAGATCCCCAAAAAATCAATCCTTTGATACCGGTTGATTTGGTCATTGACCATTCCGTACAGGTGGATTATTTTGGAACCAATTATTCATTCCAAAAAAATGTGGAGGTCGAATATGAAAGAAATGGTGAGCGGTATCAATTTTTGAAATGGGCTCAAAAGGCCTTTGATAATTTCTCAGTTGTACCTCCTGGGATGGGGATCTGTCATCAGGTGAATCTGGAATACCTTGCCCAAGGTGTTATCGCAAGAGATGGAAATGTTTTTCCCGATACCTTGGTCGGCACTGACTCCCATACTCCAATGGTCAATGGAATCGGCGTAGTAGCTTGGGGAGTAGGAGGGATTGAAGCAGAAGCGGCCATTTTAGGACAGCCTATTTACTTTATTATGCCCGAAGTTGTGGGATTGAAGCTTACAGGGAAACTCCCCTTGGGAACTACCGCCACTGATATGGTACTGACCATAACTGAACTGCTTAGGAGGCATGGTGTAGTTGGCAAATTTGTGGAAGTTTTTGGTTCGGGATTGGATAACCTTACCGTTCCTGATAGGGCTACAATTTCCAATATGTCACCGGAATTTGGTTGTACCGTCACCTATTTCCCCATTGATGACCGGACTTTGGACTATATGAAAAAAACCAACCGGGCAGCTGATCAAATTCAATTGGTTGAAGATTATTGTAAAGCTAATATGTTATGGCGGCAGGGCGAGGATAAAATCAAATACAGTTCAATTGTTGAATTGGATCTCTCCTCTGTCGAACCTACTGTTTCCGGACCGAAAAGACCGCAGGATAAAATCTTGGTCAGGGAGTTTAAAGCCAAGTTCGGTGAATTATTGGAAAAAGTACATGGGCGGGAATATATCCCCATAGACAAAAGACAAGAGAGTAGGTGGTATGGCGAAGGCGGAAGTCAACCGTCCGAACCAAAAGGTGACTCCCCCGCAGAGGTGGAATATGAAACCAAAGTGAAAAATGGTCTCAAAACGGTAGTAGTCAAATTGAACAATGAAAAATTTGCGCTTCATGACGGTTCTATAGTCATAGCAGCTATTACCTCCTGTACCAATACCTCAAACCCCTCCGTGATGATTGGAGCTGGACTTGTAGCCCGTAAAGCGAGGGAAAGAGGTCTTGATACCAAGCCTTGGGTAAAAACATCATTGGCACCAGGTTCAAAGGTTGTGACAGATTATCTGGAAAAAGCAGGTCTATTGGATGATCTGGAAAGTTTGAAATTTCATGTGGTAGGTTATGGATGTACTTCCTGTATTGGAAATTCCGGACCACTTCCAAGGCATATCGCAAAGGCTGTTGAAGAAAATGATCTTGTGGTCAGTTCAGTATTGTCCGGAAACAGAAACTTTGAGGCCCGGGTACATCCACAGGTGAAGATGAATTATCTAATGTCTCCCATGTTGGTTGTGGCTTATGCGATTGCCGGCAGGGTGGATGTTGACCTGATCAATGAACCTTTGGGATTTGATCCAAATCTGGAACCGGTATATCTTAAAGATTTATGGCCGAGCAATGATGAGATTTTTGAGGTGATGAGCAGGGTACTTTCTCCTGCTGATTTTGAAAAAAGTTATGGGGAAATTTTTGAGGGAAATAATATTTGGAAACAATTGGAAGTGCCCAAAGACAAAGTTTACCAATGGTCTGAAGAAAGTACCTACATCAAAGAAGCTCCGTTTTTTAATGGAATTTCAGAATCCATAGAGGAACCGAAGGATATCATCGGTGCAAGGGTTTTGTTGAAATTGGGTGATTCCATTACTACGGATCACATTTCTCCCGCAGGATCTTTTTCCGAATCTTCCCCCGCAGGTCAATACCTGATGGCCAAAGGAGTGGAAAAGAAGGATTTCAATTCCTATGGTTCCAGGCGAGGTAATGATGAAGTCATGGTCAGAGGTACCTTTGCCAATGTCCGTATCAAAAACCAATTGGCAGAAAAAGAAGGCGGATTTACCAAGCATATTCCTTCAGGGGAGGAAATGACAGTATTTGATGCATCCCATAAGTACCGATCCGAAAATACTCCTTTGATAGTATTGGCAGGAAAGGAATACGGAAGTGGGTCTTCCAGGGATTGGGCAGCTAAAGGAACAAACCTCTTGGGAATCAAGGCCGTATTGGCAGAAAGCTATGAAAGGATCCATAGAAGTAATTTGGTTGGGATGGGTGTTTTGCCTTTACAGTACAAACAAGGTGAGTCAGCTGAATATCTTGGCTTAACTGGTCGTGAACAATTCAGTATCCAAGGTATAGGAAATGGATTGTCACCCCTTAAATCACTTCAGGTTCAAGCTGAAAAAGAAGATGGAACCATCAAGGAATTCGAGGTGATCTGTCGCTTGGATTCGGAAATCGAGATTGAATATTATAAGAATGGAGGAATCCTGCACTACGTACTGCGGGATTTCCTAAAAAAGTAA
- a CDS encoding Uma2 family endonuclease: protein METPEEKSLLKEPDITSGRHTYADYLTWEMEEMVELIKGKVFRKAAAAPRRIHQKLAGNLHTELNLFLKGKKCEAYIAPFDVRLPVSSKKDDKVHTVVQPDICVICDPEKLDERGCIGAPDLVVEVLSPGNKQLELQHKYEVYEESGVKEYWLLDPEGQTLLIYTLKVGKYEASRLMTSGDIAKSSAIPVFELDLEEFFREIK, encoded by the coding sequence ATGGAAACCCCGGAAGAAAAATCATTGCTCAAAGAACCTGACATTACCTCTGGTCGCCATACCTATGCGGATTACCTGACCTGGGAAATGGAAGAAATGGTGGAATTGATCAAGGGAAAGGTTTTTCGGAAAGCCGCAGCAGCCCCAAGGAGAATCCATCAGAAATTGGCTGGAAACCTACATACCGAACTGAACTTATTTTTAAAAGGCAAAAAATGTGAAGCTTATATTGCACCATTTGATGTTCGACTTCCAGTTTCATCAAAAAAAGATGATAAAGTACATACTGTAGTCCAACCGGACATTTGTGTAATTTGCGATCCGGAAAAGTTGGATGAACGTGGCTGCATCGGTGCACCTGACTTGGTCGTTGAAGTCCTTTCACCAGGCAATAAGCAACTTGAATTACAGCATAAATATGAAGTCTATGAGGAGTCTGGGGTCAAAGAGTATTGGCTTTTGGATCCTGAGGGACAGACACTTTTGATTTACACTTTGAAGGTTGGCAAATATGAAGCTTCCCGACTAATGACCTCCGGAGATATTGCCAAATCATCAGCCATTCCTGTTTTTGAATTGGATTTGGAGGAGTTTTTTAGGGAAATTAAGTGA
- a CDS encoding C69 family dipeptidase: protein MCDTLVSLPDFTKTGNLIFAKNSDREPDEAQAIINIPRINWGKGKTVQCTFISIPQVEETFEVILSKPFQMWGAEMGINEFGLVIGNEAVFTNVRIPKKNDGLTGMDLLRIALERCRTAPEAVKTITALLLKYGQNACGGYKNKDFYYHNSFIIADQNEAYILETAGKSWAVKKVKNFASISNGLTINTDYSHLNIQDEKRSFPFSLFPKSNPFSFSQYFSDFLYTKVGRASQRRECSRSLMEAASGNLTVEKAIQILQTHNLPDPEFQPKKATTASLCMHATGLTNPSQTTGSMVTEIRSNGISTVWLTGTSMPCLSVFVPFFFGTDALKDFQQPSSSSDSSLWWEAEKVHQWICQDYQKRKAEFWTMAKQLQNEFLREEARLIAENSDREILGEFSLECLRKVKQLYSEFIFSYLKE, encoded by the coding sequence ATGTGCGACACGCTGGTATCCCTTCCTGATTTCACTAAAACCGGAAACCTGATTTTTGCAAAAAATTCGGATAGGGAACCTGATGAGGCGCAGGCAATCATTAATATCCCAAGGATAAATTGGGGTAAAGGCAAAACAGTTCAATGCACTTTTATCAGTATCCCACAAGTGGAAGAAACTTTTGAAGTCATCCTCTCCAAGCCATTCCAAATGTGGGGTGCGGAGATGGGCATCAATGAGTTTGGGCTTGTGATTGGGAATGAGGCTGTTTTCACCAATGTCAGGATCCCCAAAAAGAATGATGGTTTGACAGGCATGGACCTGTTGAGAATTGCCTTGGAAAGGTGCCGTACAGCGCCTGAAGCTGTCAAAACAATTACTGCTTTGCTTTTGAAATATGGTCAAAATGCCTGTGGGGGTTACAAAAACAAGGATTTCTACTACCACAACAGCTTTATCATTGCAGACCAAAATGAAGCCTATATCCTCGAGACAGCAGGTAAATCCTGGGCTGTCAAAAAAGTTAAAAACTTTGCTTCCATTTCCAATGGACTAACTATCAATACTGATTATTCCCATTTGAACATACAGGATGAAAAAAGATCCTTTCCTTTTTCTCTCTTTCCCAAATCCAATCCATTTTCTTTTTCCCAGTACTTTTCGGATTTTCTTTATACCAAAGTTGGCAGAGCATCGCAGAGACGGGAATGCAGCAGAAGCCTAATGGAAGCTGCAAGTGGGAATTTGACCGTGGAAAAAGCAATCCAAATCCTTCAAACCCATAACCTACCTGACCCGGAGTTTCAACCTAAAAAAGCCACAACAGCATCACTTTGCATGCATGCCACGGGACTAACCAATCCAAGTCAAACTACAGGAAGTATGGTAACTGAAATCAGAAGCAATGGCATATCTACGGTTTGGTTGACAGGAACTTCTATGCCTTGTTTGTCCGTCTTTGTTCCCTTCTTTTTTGGGACTGACGCCTTAAAGGATTTTCAGCAGCCAAGTTCATCATCCGATTCATCCCTATGGTGGGAAGCTGAAAAAGTCCATCAATGGATTTGTCAGGATTATCAAAAAAGGAAGGCAGAATTTTGGACTATGGCCAAGCAATTGCAAAATGAGTTTTTGAGGGAGGAAGCAAGGTTGATAGCTGAAAATTCAGATCGGGAGATTTTAGGTGAGTTCAGTTTGGAATGTCTTCGAAAAGTCAAACAGCTTTATAGTGAGTTTATTTTCAGTTATTTGAAAGAATGA
- a CDS encoding carbon-nitrogen hydrolase family protein, translating into MKKIGFGFLVVILIWVIWANWSFSSELPTVISEISTVSQLSYENGDSSTHDRNIVGIQPYMLETDYLTQQQFQDKLDSYFKTANDQGFFRENTMVLLPEYLGTWLVIAGEKKSVADAGNLTWAMAQLVLSNPIQFSKFYGKSDIESDRIAAALFRMKAEKMAHIYQHVFKKLAEEYQVYIAAGSILLPGPEVKNGILEVDIEAPIYNTSFIFDPEGNLFTQSIRKAFPIESEHPFVTASPTSDIPTFDLPFGKIGVLVCADSWYPESYQAIQGVEVVLVNSYCAIDGAMDVSWAGYNGAPAPIDVDLNDIGVLNERQAWEKYALPGRIGISGAKIGANVFLRGKLWDLGTDGQPFFIRDGKLLEIEEAEKGGIWSMEF; encoded by the coding sequence ATGAAAAAAATCGGTTTTGGATTTCTGGTGGTTATTTTGATTTGGGTGATTTGGGCTAATTGGAGTTTCAGTTCTGAATTACCAACTGTAATCTCGGAGATTTCTACTGTTTCCCAATTAAGCTATGAAAATGGCGATAGCTCAACACATGACAGGAATATCGTTGGAATTCAGCCTTATATGTTGGAAACAGATTATCTGACACAGCAACAATTCCAAGACAAATTGGATTCCTATTTCAAAACAGCAAACGATCAGGGTTTTTTCAGGGAAAACACAATGGTCCTGCTTCCAGAATACCTGGGAACATGGTTGGTCATTGCTGGAGAAAAAAAATCAGTAGCCGATGCGGGAAACCTTACTTGGGCCATGGCACAATTGGTCTTGAGTAATCCAATCCAGTTTTCAAAATTTTATGGCAAATCGGATATAGAATCAGACAGAATTGCCGCGGCACTTTTCAGAATGAAGGCCGAAAAAATGGCTCATATTTACCAACATGTTTTCAAAAAACTTGCTGAAGAATATCAGGTTTACATTGCGGCAGGATCCATTCTATTGCCTGGTCCGGAAGTAAAGAATGGGATTTTGGAAGTGGATATTGAAGCTCCTATTTACAATACTTCCTTTATTTTTGATCCAGAAGGAAACCTTTTTACCCAATCCATCCGAAAAGCATTTCCTATAGAATCCGAACACCCATTTGTAACCGCCTCGCCCACTTCCGACATTCCAACTTTTGATCTGCCTTTCGGAAAGATCGGTGTATTGGTCTGCGCTGATTCCTGGTATCCCGAATCCTATCAGGCCATTCAGGGAGTTGAAGTGGTATTGGTCAATTCCTATTGTGCGATTGATGGTGCTATGGATGTTTCTTGGGCAGGATATAACGGGGCACCTGCCCCTATTGATGTTGATTTAAATGATATCGGAGTTCTCAATGAAAGACAAGCTTGGGAAAAATATGCGCTTCCGGGAAGAATTGGAATTTCAGGAGCAAAAATAGGGGCCAATGTATTCCTCAGAGGTAAACTTTGGGACTTGGGTACTGATGGACAACCTTTTTTCATTAGGGACGGAAAATTACTTGAAATCGAAGAAGCAGAAAAAGGGGGGATTTGGAGTATGGAATTTTGA
- a CDS encoding MlaD family protein → MRNDNKKSVIVGIFVLIGIIIFIAGVLTMGGQQKKFVKSIRLKAVFDDVAGLQTGNNVWFSGVKIGTVRKINFYGDFQVEIEMNVENKVQDYIRKDSRATISSDGLIGNKIIVIYGGTTQAPRIEDGDRLIAVMPLDTDNMMATLQENNKNLVTITENLKVLTTKIAEGQGIVGAVMTDSLLEQNFKNILEALDRTATRSSIVVNDIGKITANLYKEGTLIYDLTNDKESYNNLKSAVVNFQESSENAKKITENLNSFTEKLNSEESAAGVLLTDEQFAKDLKSVMANTDSATYNLNRGLEALEYTWPFRKGFKRKAKADAKDQ, encoded by the coding sequence ATGAGAAATGATAATAAAAAATCCGTAATCGTGGGCATTTTTGTCCTTATCGGAATAATCATCTTCATAGCGGGTGTACTCACTATGGGCGGTCAACAGAAAAAATTTGTAAAAAGCATCAGACTCAAAGCAGTTTTTGATGATGTTGCAGGCCTGCAGACAGGAAACAATGTTTGGTTTTCAGGAGTGAAAATCGGTACCGTAAGAAAAATCAACTTCTATGGTGATTTTCAAGTAGAGATTGAAATGAATGTGGAAAACAAAGTCCAGGATTATATCCGAAAGGATTCGAGGGCTACAATCAGTTCAGATGGATTGATTGGTAATAAGATTATTGTAATCTACGGAGGTACCACTCAGGCTCCACGCATTGAAGACGGTGACAGGCTTATTGCAGTTATGCCTTTGGATACCGACAATATGATGGCCACTCTTCAGGAGAATAACAAGAATCTCGTCACCATAACTGAAAACCTCAAAGTATTGACCACAAAAATTGCCGAAGGGCAAGGTATTGTAGGTGCAGTTATGACTGATAGTCTTTTGGAACAGAATTTTAAGAATATTTTGGAAGCACTTGACCGGACTGCTACGAGAAGCAGTATAGTCGTGAATGATATTGGGAAAATCACTGCAAACCTTTACAAAGAAGGAACTTTGATTTATGATTTGACAAATGACAAAGAATCGTATAATAATTTAAAATCAGCAGTGGTCAATTTTCAGGAATCCTCAGAAAATGCCAAGAAAATTACAGAGAATCTAAATTCCTTCACAGAAAAACTGAATTCTGAAGAAAGTGCTGCAGGTGTTTTGTTGACAGATGAGCAATTTGCTAAGGACCTCAAAAGCGTGATGGCTAATACGGATAGTGCGACTTATAATCTGAATAGGGGATTAGAGGCTTTGGAATATACCTGGCCATTTAGAAAGGGTTTCAAGAGAAAAGCTAAAGCGGATGCCAAAGACCAATAA
- a CDS encoding NAD(P)-dependent alcohol dehydrogenase has translation MKAVVRYNYGNPDNILIEEMPKPKPKPKEVLIKVKATTVNRTDCGVISGEPYIFRFFVGWPKPRTPILGTDFAGVVEEVGSQVSGFKVGDKVWGFNDNGIPSQAEYIVYKEDGNILKIPDGFGFAEAVASAEAAHYAINFLKYLKLNNDAKVLVNGATGGIGSATVQILLSKGLEVVATANTKNLDLIKGLGVTRVIDYENEDFTKLNEKFDVVFDSVGKSSFGQCKGILKEHGKYLSSELGPGSENLYLPLATKIKGGKRVIFPLPTDIKGSMTIIKELMEKGKFRPVIDRSYPMEKAAEAYRYVASGQKTGNVILDIEGGKEMFYLLP, from the coding sequence ATGAAAGCAGTAGTCAGATATAACTATGGTAATCCGGATAATATCCTGATAGAGGAAATGCCTAAACCCAAACCGAAGCCAAAAGAAGTATTGATCAAAGTAAAAGCGACTACTGTTAATCGCACTGATTGTGGGGTAATTTCGGGTGAACCCTATATTTTCCGGTTTTTTGTAGGTTGGCCAAAACCGAGAACTCCAATCCTGGGGACTGATTTTGCGGGAGTGGTGGAGGAAGTAGGCAGCCAAGTAAGTGGATTTAAAGTCGGAGACAAAGTCTGGGGTTTTAATGATAATGGTATTCCTTCTCAAGCTGAGTATATAGTTTATAAGGAGGATGGGAATATTTTAAAAATCCCTGATGGCTTCGGATTTGCCGAGGCTGTTGCTTCCGCTGAGGCAGCCCATTATGCCATAAATTTTCTAAAATATCTGAAGTTAAATAATGATGCCAAAGTCTTGGTCAATGGGGCCACAGGAGGAATTGGTTCAGCTACGGTTCAGATCCTATTATCCAAAGGACTGGAAGTAGTGGCCACTGCCAATACCAAAAACTTGGATTTGATAAAGGGCTTGGGAGTAACTAGGGTGATTGATTACGAAAATGAGGACTTTACAAAACTGAACGAAAAATTCGATGTGGTTTTTGATTCTGTCGGGAAAAGTTCATTTGGGCAATGCAAAGGTATTTTAAAGGAACATGGCAAATACCTCTCATCCGAATTGGGTCCGGGCAGTGAAAATCTTTACCTACCATTGGCGACTAAAATCAAAGGAGGGAAAAGAGTAATTTTTCCTTTGCCCACTGATATTAAAGGAAGTATGACAATCATAAAGGAATTGATGGAAAAGGGTAAGTTCAGACCCGTAATCGACCGGAGTTATCCCATGGAAAAAGCCGCCGAAGCATACCGCTACGTAGCCTCAGGTCAAAAAACAGGAAATGTGATTTTGGATATAGAAGGTGGGAAGGAAATGTTTTATTTATTGCCTTAA
- a CDS encoding IS1634 family transposase — protein MFVRKKPNKSGKISVQVIDKIKGRYKVAKTIGSSSDNAEVEELVSLGEEWIRNYKGILDIPFNNEEQVAESVLESVENITVSGTELLLDNVFNDIGFNVIQDDIFKWLVYSRICFPASKLKTCDYLQTYHGLEFQVQDLYRYMDKLYNNYKEIIQLISFGHTKKILGGSINIVFYDCTTLYFEVDQEDDLRKTGFSKEGKHQNPQIVLGLLVGLEGYPLAYEIFEGNKFEGHTMIPVIETFRKKYSLPAPIVVADSGLLSKSNIKELLDNGYEFILGARLKSSGNNQKEKVLALRLENGESVSMDWEESLRMVVSYSERRAGKDRINREKGLKKLEKQLKKGKLNKTHINNRGYNKYLKMEGEIKIALDMDKFEQDGQWDGLKGYITNTKLDKEQVIENYNNLWKIEKAFRITKNEIKVRPVYHYKQRRIEAHISIAFVAYKVYKELERQLNEKGIKLSPQKAIEIAKGIYTVEIQLKSTGKKLRKTLFLNESQKKLAKMFGF, from the coding sequence ATGTTTGTCCGCAAGAAGCCCAATAAAAGTGGCAAGATCAGTGTTCAGGTAATTGATAAGATAAAGGGAAGGTATAAGGTTGCCAAAACCATAGGTAGCAGCTCCGACAATGCAGAAGTGGAAGAGCTTGTTTCTTTGGGAGAAGAATGGATCAGGAACTATAAAGGCATTCTTGATATCCCCTTTAACAATGAAGAGCAGGTTGCAGAATCTGTCCTAGAAAGTGTTGAAAACATTACTGTTTCAGGTACAGAACTCCTCTTGGACAACGTATTCAATGATATCGGATTCAATGTAATCCAAGATGATATTTTTAAATGGCTTGTCTATTCCAGAATATGTTTTCCCGCCAGTAAACTGAAGACCTGTGATTACCTTCAGACCTATCATGGCCTTGAGTTTCAGGTTCAGGACCTGTACAGGTATATGGACAAGCTTTACAACAACTACAAAGAGATAATACAGCTGATCAGTTTTGGGCACACCAAGAAAATTCTGGGAGGCAGTATCAATATTGTTTTTTACGATTGCACCACACTTTATTTTGAAGTAGATCAGGAGGATGATCTGCGGAAGACCGGCTTTTCCAAGGAAGGGAAGCATCAGAATCCCCAGATAGTTTTGGGTTTGCTGGTGGGCCTTGAAGGCTATCCCCTGGCATACGAGATTTTTGAGGGCAATAAGTTTGAAGGGCATACCATGATTCCGGTAATAGAGACATTTAGAAAAAAGTACAGTCTGCCCGCCCCGATAGTTGTGGCTGATTCAGGTTTGCTTTCCAAAAGCAATATCAAAGAATTACTCGATAACGGATATGAATTCATTCTTGGGGCACGGCTTAAGTCTTCAGGCAACAATCAAAAAGAAAAAGTATTGGCACTCCGGCTGGAAAACGGAGAGAGTGTTTCGATGGACTGGGAAGAGAGTCTTAGAATGGTTGTGAGCTACTCGGAAAGGCGGGCCGGAAAGGATAGAATCAACAGGGAAAAGGGACTCAAGAAGCTCGAAAAACAGCTAAAGAAAGGAAAACTCAACAAAACCCATATCAACAACAGAGGCTATAACAAATACCTTAAAATGGAAGGTGAGATAAAGATTGCCCTGGATATGGACAAGTTTGAACAGGATGGACAATGGGACGGTCTTAAGGGTTACATCACTAATACAAAGCTTGATAAAGAACAGGTAATCGAGAATTACAACAACCTATGGAAAATAGAAAAGGCCTTCAGAATAACCAAAAATGAAATTAAGGTAAGGCCGGTTTACCATTATAAACAAAGGAGAATAGAAGCCCATATCAGCATAGCATTCGTAGCTTACAAGGTCTACAAAGAGTTGGAAAGACAATTAAATGAAAAAGGAATCAAGCTTTCTCCACAGAAAGCAATCGAAATAGCAAAAGGTATTTATACAGTCGAAATCCAACTCAAATCAACCGGGAAAAAGCTAAGGAAGACCCTGTTTTTGAACGAAAGTCAGAAAAAACTGGCAAAAATGTTCGGTTTTTGA